The following is a genomic window from bacterium.
GCATTCCGAACTTGTCGATCAGCTCTTCGAACTCGACCAACGCTTCGTTCTTCGTACGGGGCGTCGGCCTGCAGGACTTCGGTGCGAACGCGACCGGGGCCGTCTCCATCTATCAGGATGGTGTGCCTCGAAACGCGTCCGCGACGCAGTTGGTGGGACTCTTCGATCTGTCGGGGCTCTCGGTACTCCGTGGGCCCCAGGGCGTCGGCTCGTTCAGGAACGCCTCTGCGGGTGCGATTCAGATTCAGACCGCCACGCCGGAGCCGGAGTTTTCCGCGTTCGCATTGTCGACGGTCGGGCGGCTCACGACGCCCGACGCGCGTGATGCCGCGCGATATCGCTTCGAGGGTGCCGTGAACGCACCGATCTACTCGGATACGGTCTCCGCGCGCCTCTCCGCGATCTTCGGACACGAGTCGCCCTTCTTCGAGAACGGCTGCGCGAACCGGTCTTCGCTCGCTTCGCGTCCCGTCGCCGCGAGCCGGAACGATCCAGCCGCGCAGCTCTGCGACCAGACGGTCAGGAGCGGGCAGGGCGACGGTGAGACCCTGCAGGTGGGTGAGAGGAGTGGCGTTTCGCCGTTCCTGGGGCGCTATCTGGGCGAGGTGGACGACTGGGGCGTGCGCGCCCAGGTGAGAGTTCAATCGCCGGATCGGACGCTCGATCTGATCGTGCGCGGCGAGGTCACCCATCGAAATCGTGACTCCACCGTCGGACAGCATCTCGGCACGGGCGGGCCGTCCGGCAATCTGCTGGGCGTGCGGGACAACGAGGGGTATCGCGACTCCGACATCACGCGGCTCCAGGATTCGTTGGCGGATCAGGGGGTCCCGTTCGCGGAGGCGCAGGCCATCATCCAGCGCGGCCTCCGAAAGGACCCGCTCGATGGCGGGCCCTATCGGGGCGACTTCGACAGCCCGGGTCGGACGATTCTCGAGACGCTGGCGCTCTCTCTCACGGGGAAGGCCTCCTTCGAGGCCTTCGAGATGAAGACCAACTTCGGCTTTCTCGACTACCGCAAATCCGAGCGACGCGATACCGACTTGTCGCCGAACCGACGGTTTCCGTCTGCCGGAAACGACCAGGCGTGGCAGGTCGCGGGAGATGTCGTCTTCTCGGGAGAAGAGTGGCTCGATCTCCCCGTCGTCTGGGAGGCAGGGGTCTACACGCTGACGGAGCAGGTGGAGGCGGCGCTCGCCCAGGACCTGCTGGGGTCGGCGGCCCGGGACAACCAGTTCACGCAGGAGATCTACAGCCTCGGGGCGTGGGCGTCGGTCGAGTACGAGTTCCTCGAGGGGCTCACGGTTGCGGCCGGCGCGCGTTACAACTGGGAGCAGAAGGACTTCGAGGTCCAGGACATCAACACGCGGTTGCTCGGAAACGGCGGCACGTTCACGCTGCCGCCCCAGCGATCGTCGAATCAGCGAACCTGGGACGCGCTGACCGGCTTCGTCGAGCTTCGACACGAGTTCACGGCGGACGTCTCGAGCTATCTGCGGTACTCGCGGGGCTTCAAGGCCGGTCACTTCAATCCGAGTCGTCCGCTGGGCGCGAAGGTGCCGGGAGAGGGCTACGCCGACCCCGAGAGCATCGACGCGTTCGAGTGGGGTGTGAGTTCGTCTTTCTGGAATGGTCGCGTGGCCCTGGACGGCGCCTTCTTCTTCTATCTCTACCGCAACTACCAGGTGTTCCGACTGTCGGCGACGGAGACCGGCGTCTTCCGCGTGATCCAGAACGCCGAGCGCGCGCGAAACTACGGGGCCGAGATGGAGCTCGACCTGCGTCCGCTCGAGGGCATCGCTCCGCCCCTCCTCGAGAACCTGCGTATCCAGTTCCGGGGTGGCTGGCTCGAGACTGAGTTCCTCGAGTTCACCGAGGTCGACTTTCGGCTCTTCGGGGCCTTCCCGACCACCGTCCTGATCGACTACACGGGCAACCCCCTGATCAGTGCGCCCAGTCTCCAGGTCTCGGGCACCGTCACCTGGCGCTTCGAGATCCCCGGTATCGGAACGATTACGCCGCGCTACGACTTCTCGTGGACCGACGACGTGCCCTTCGACGCGAACCGCGGCCGTGGGCAGATCGACGGGCTCGGGCGCAGCAAGTTCTCGCCCTATCTGATCGGGAACCTGGCCTACATGATCCACAACGTCCGGTTGAGCTACGCGACACCGGACGAAGGGCTCGAAGTTGCGGGTTGGTGTCGCAACGTGACGGACGAGCGATTCACGACCTTCGCGGCCGACATCTCGAACTTCGCCCGCCAGCAACTCCACTACGTCGGCGATCCCCGGTCCTGCGGTGCCGAAGTCCGACTCGCCTGGTAGCGGGACGACCCGGCGTAGGGCGGGTGACAGTCGTGTGGGGTTCGCAGCCGCGCCCCATGCGGTTCGCGCGATGTCAGCGTCTACGGGAGCTGGTAGCCGAGCGCTCGAAGCTGGTCGAGCTGCATCTCGTCGAGCTCGAGTGCGCCGGCATCGAAGATCGCGTCGGTCTCGAGATGCCGATCCGCTGCTGCGCGGAGACGGCTGGCTGCCTCCGGGGCTTCGGCGATCTGGTTGCGCGTGAAGCCGTCCTCGGAAGACAGCAACGCCTCGAAGGGTTCGCCGTCGGCATCCGTCCCGGAGACGTAGCGCAGCCGATCCTCGCTCGCGCTCACGGCCGGCTTCCGCTCCGGATCGGGACGTCCCCAGTTCTCGTCGAGGAACGCGAACTGGACCTCCTCGATCCCCGATTCCTCGCGAACTCGTCCCGCCGGATCCAACGCCCGAAGGATGTCGTCTCGGCGAGATCGTCCGTCGCGCTCGTCGGGCAGGCGTCTTCCCAACAGCTCGAGCAGCGTGGGCCAGACGTCGAGGTTCGTCGAGGGTCGCTCGATCACCAGCTCTTCCTCGAGCCGGAAGGGCAGCCCGAGGATGAAGGGCGTGTGGGTCGTCTCGGGAAAGACGGCGCGGGCGTGCCCCTCGAAGCCGCGCTCACCGAACGCCTCGCCGTGGTCGGAGAGGAGGACGAAGAGGGTGTTCTCGAGCAATCCCTCTTCTGCCAGGAAGCTGTGCAGCTCGGAGATCAGCCAATCCGTTCGGAGCAGCGAGTTGTCGTAGATGTCAGAGGGAGCGCTGCCGAAGAGTGCCGACTGATCGTCATACGTGTACTCGTGTAGATCCATCATGTGCAGATAGAGGAGCCAGGGCTGGCGCCGGCCGTTGATCCTGAGGAACTCGATCGCGTCGCCGACCAGCTCCTCGTCGCCGGCATGGCCGAGTTCGTTCGGGCGCAGGCGCTGGAGCCCCGCGTCTCGCAGCTGTCCCATGGGCCGGTAGTAGCGATCGAAGCCTTGATCGAAACCGAAGTAGCCGTTGACCCATCCGTTTCGGTAGATCCCGACCGTCCGGTAGCCGGCCTCGGACAGGATCTCTGCCGGGAGCTCCGCGTCCTCAGAGAGGACGTGGTCGAACTTCGTGACACCCGTGCGGAGCGGGTAGAGACCTGACCAGAGCGAAGCCATCGAGGCCTTCGTCCAGGACGACTGCGCGAGATGCTGGTCGAACCGGATGCCCGAGCGCGCGAGCGATGCGATGAAGGGCGTCGTCTCGCGCTCGTACCCGTATGCACTCATGCGATCGGCTCGCAGGGTGTCGATCAGGACGAAGAGGACGTTGAGGTCGTCGCGCTGGGCGAGGGCGACGACGTCCTCGACTCCGCCCACGGGTCTCTCGTCGCCGCGTCGGAATCCGAGGTCGACGGATCGGTACACGAAGAACGAGATGGCCGCGACCGCGAGCATCCAGAGTGCGATCCGCTCTCGACGGCGACGTCCGTTCGACACGAAGCTCCTCCCTTGTGCGCTCGACTTGTGATAGGAACGGGGAGACAGCTTTCAATGTCGATCAGGACTACGCCAATGCAACGAATCGATAGTGTGTATGCAGGATCCGGCCGCCGCTCCGTCGCTCCGTCACGACTGCGCGTCGCGCACGCGCGACGCTGGCGACCCGCGATCGCGCTGCTGTTGGCGGGGCTCGTCTGGGTGGGTTGCAAGACGAGCGAGGACTCCGTGATCGGTCGCGTGCGCGCTCAGCAGCTCGCCGGCGAGTACGCGGAAACGATCGGTTCACTTCGCGAGCTGATCCGAGAGGGGACGATCCGCGGAGAGGTGATGGTGCTCTACGCACGCGCGCTGGCGTTCA
Proteins encoded in this region:
- a CDS encoding sulfatase, encoding MSNGRRRRERIALWMLAVAAISFFVYRSVDLGFRRGDERPVGGVEDVVALAQRDDLNVLFVLIDTLRADRMSAYGYERETTPFIASLARSGIRFDQHLAQSSWTKASMASLWSGLYPLRTGVTKFDHVLSEDAELPAEILSEAGYRTVGIYRNGWVNGYFGFDQGFDRYYRPMGQLRDAGLQRLRPNELGHAGDEELVGDAIEFLRINGRRQPWLLYLHMMDLHEYTYDDQSALFGSAPSDIYDNSLLRTDWLISELHSFLAEEGLLENTLFVLLSDHGEAFGERGFEGHARAVFPETTHTPFILGLPFRLEEELVIERPSTNLDVWPTLLELLGRRLPDERDGRSRRDDILRALDPAGRVREESGIEEVQFAFLDENWGRPDPERKPAVSASEDRLRYVSGTDADGEPFEALLSSEDGFTRNQIAEAPEAASRLRAAADRHLETDAIFDAGALELDEMQLDQLRALGYQLP
- a CDS encoding TonB-dependent receptor, yielding MSLLVSTVASTMVSAEDDPFEGIEEMVVIGDSTAGLLTSQSTSAIGFDALELGELGVEDLSDVSASIPNLSISSSNSTNASFFVRGVGLQDFGANATGAVSIYQDGVPRNASATQLVGLFDLSGLSVLRGPQGVGSFRNASAGAIQIQTATPEPEFSAFALSTVGRLTTPDARDAARYRFEGAVNAPIYSDTVSARLSAIFGHESPFFENGCANRSSLASRPVAASRNDPAAQLCDQTVRSGQGDGETLQVGERSGVSPFLGRYLGEVDDWGVRAQVRVQSPDRTLDLIVRGEVTHRNRDSTVGQHLGTGGPSGNLLGVRDNEGYRDSDITRLQDSLADQGVPFAEAQAIIQRGLRKDPLDGGPYRGDFDSPGRTILETLALSLTGKASFEAFEMKTNFGFLDYRKSERRDTDLSPNRRFPSAGNDQAWQVAGDVVFSGEEWLDLPVVWEAGVYTLTEQVEAALAQDLLGSAARDNQFTQEIYSLGAWASVEYEFLEGLTVAAGARYNWEQKDFEVQDINTRLLGNGGTFTLPPQRSSNQRTWDALTGFVELRHEFTADVSSYLRYSRGFKAGHFNPSRPLGAKVPGEGYADPESIDAFEWGVSSSFWNGRVALDGAFFFYLYRNYQVFRLSATETGVFRVIQNAERARNYGAEMELDLRPLEGIAPPLLENLRIQFRGGWLETEFLEFTEVDFRLFGAFPTTVLIDYTGNPLISAPSLQVSGTVTWRFEIPGIGTITPRYDFSWTDDVPFDANRGRGQIDGLGRSKFSPYLIGNLAYMIHNVRLSYATPDEGLEVAGWCRNVTDERFTTFAADISNFARQQLHYVGDPRSCGAEVRLAW